One stretch of Deltaproteobacteria bacterium DNA includes these proteins:
- a CDS encoding S41 family peptidase, whose amino-acid sequence MVMSLRSRSPWIVIGIVTVFVIVTGIYQTQRLASARESETYEQLKTFAEILDLVERNYVDETKSKDMIQGAIQGMLSSLDPHSSFLTPDEFKELQVETKGVFSGIGIEITLKDGALTVVSPIEGTPADKAGLKAKDKIIKIDGKLTKDMTLIEAVKLLRGKKGTDVTVTIMREGWTELKDFTLTRDVIPLMSVRSRPLNSEYGYVRITNFQDKTTADLRKALDELEAKNSGLKGLVLDLRNNPGGLLDQAVQVSDEFLESGLIVYTDGRIKEQKIRFEAHPNDHPRDYPIVVLVNEGSASAAEIVAGALQDQKRAIILGTQTFGKGSVQTIIPLEDGSAVRLTTARYYTPSGRSIQATGIQPDIVVPFDPREKLENGQADRSHFITEKDLKGHLAPDVSQKKDSKDEKEDLTAEDAPIDNQVEEALRILKAWRLLSAFSQYGPSNMISSAH is encoded by the coding sequence ATGGTCATGTCCCTAAGGTCACGCAGTCCCTGGATAGTGATCGGAATCGTCACGGTTTTCGTTATCGTTACAGGCATCTATCAGACCCAACGCCTGGCCTCGGCCCGGGAGAGCGAAACATACGAACAGCTCAAGACCTTTGCGGAGATCCTGGACCTGGTTGAGCGGAACTACGTGGATGAGACGAAATCGAAAGACATGATCCAGGGCGCCATCCAGGGGATGTTGAGCTCCCTCGATCCCCATTCTTCGTTTCTCACACCAGATGAGTTCAAGGAACTCCAGGTGGAGACCAAGGGCGTCTTCAGCGGAATCGGGATCGAGATCACCTTGAAGGACGGGGCGCTGACCGTCGTCTCCCCCATTGAGGGGACCCCGGCAGACAAGGCGGGTCTCAAGGCCAAGGACAAGATCATCAAGATAGATGGCAAGCTCACCAAAGACATGACCCTCATCGAGGCCGTCAAGCTCCTCCGGGGGAAAAAGGGGACCGATGTCACCGTTACCATCATGCGCGAGGGGTGGACAGAGTTAAAGGACTTCACCCTCACCAGGGATGTGATCCCCCTTATGAGCGTCCGCTCCCGTCCGCTCAATTCCGAGTACGGGTATGTGCGCATCACGAACTTCCAGGACAAGACCACGGCGGACCTGCGCAAGGCCCTCGATGAACTGGAGGCGAAAAACAGCGGCCTCAAGGGTCTCGTCCTCGACCTGAGGAACAACCCTGGCGGTCTCCTCGACCAGGCCGTCCAGGTCTCCGACGAGTTTCTCGAATCCGGCCTTATTGTCTATACGGACGGACGGATCAAGGAACAGAAGATCCGTTTCGAGGCACACCCGAACGATCATCCCCGGGATTATCCTATCGTGGTCCTTGTGAACGAGGGGAGCGCGAGCGCAGCTGAGATCGTGGCCGGCGCCCTTCAGGACCAGAAGAGGGCCATCATCCTCGGGACCCAGACCTTCGGAAAGGGATCCGTTCAGACCATCATCCCCCTTGAGGACGGTTCCGCCGTCAGGTTGACCACCGCCCGATATTACACCCCGAGCGGGAGGTCCATCCAGGCCACGGGTATCCAGCCTGACATCGTGGTCCCCTTCGATCCCAGGGAGAAACTGGAAAATGGCCAGGCAGACAGATCCCATTTCATTACGGAGAAGGACCTCAAGGGCCATCTCGCCCCTGACGTTTCCCAGAAAAAGGATTCGAAGGACGAAAAGGAAGACCTGACTGCCGAAGATGCCCCCATCGACAATCAGGTCGAGGAGGCGCTCAGGATCCTCAAGGCATGGAGGCTCCTGTCCGCCTTTTCCCAGTACGGTCCGTCCAATATGATATCGTCGGCCCACTGA